The Breoghania sp. L-A4 sequence CAGCGTGCAGAACCGGCCCAGGCGCGCGGCGAGACCCAGCACCACGCCTCCGGCAAAACCGGCCAGGGCGAGCAACACCGGCGTCGACAGCGCATCCATTGTGGCGATACCCTCTCCCAGAGCATGTCGTCTTGCCGCGCCGCCGTTTTGTCCGGTTTTTGCGGCCCCGGGACCTCTTGCGGGTCCCTTCGTGTGTCGGCGTGGCGCGGACGCATGGGTTTGATACCGGTCGTCCCATGCCCGGCATCCGCTGTCTGAAGCGCCGCCGGTCAGGCTCCGCTGTCGTTCCGCGCCCGAACTCTATTTGCGGCAGAAGATGTCGTAGACCACGTCGATGACCTTGCCGACGTCCTCGTTGCCGATCTTGTAGTAGACGGTCTTTCCGTCACGCCGCGTGGTGACCAGGTTGTCCATGCGCAGCCGGGCCAGTTGCTGGGAAACCGTCGGCTGCCGCAGGGACAGGATTGATTCGAGCTCGGTGACCGACTTTTCGCCCTCGGCGAGGATGCACAGGATCATCAGCCGGCTTTCGTGCGCGAGCGCCTTCAGGAAGTCGCTGGCGTCCTTGGCGTTATCCAGAATCTTGTCGAGTTCAGGCGACGACTCCGTCTCTTCGAGTTCGGATATGATCGCCTTGCTGTCCTTGAACATGTCGTTCGTTCCACGCTTCTCAAGCTCGTCACCCGGATACGTCGATTTACCGGCAGCGCCCAACAAAGTCGAGGCTCTGTTTCAACTATCGTGCGGGCGCATCCGGCACCGCCATGGCGCTTCGCTTCGCCTGGGCCTCGTCCAGATCCTCCAGAAGCCGGCCCAGCAGCCCCAGAAGAAGTCTTCGCCCGGATACCCGCGGATGCGGCCGATTTCCACTCCGTCCTCGACCAGCACGAAGGTCGGCGTGAAATGGTCGGAGCGGATCTCCGACAGATCGTCCGGCATCGGCGCATGGATATCCACCTGGCGCAGGGGCGCGCGGCGGCCTTCCTCGGTCTTGGGATAGATCGGGCCGATCTGCTCGTGCCACATCGCGCACCATTCGCAGCCCTGCTGCTCCAGCATCACCAGTTCCGCCGCGCGGGCGCTGTGCGCGAGGCCGGCGGAGGCGAGAAGGCCCGCAAGCAGGGCGAGACTGGAAAGGGTTGTGCGCATGCGCCACATTGTGATGTATCCGAAGCCGTGGTTCTTGAGCCTGCTTCCGCGCCGTGTTCAATGCGCGGCCGGAAACCGGGGCGTCCGGCTGGTCTCGCGCAAAGGTGAGTGCACGGAAATCCCGTGATGGTCTATATAAGAGTAGACTATCATATATCATAATGCGAATGTATTTTCGCATGAGAGGCTGCAAGTCCGCCGTATCGGACGATCGCGGCAACCGTGGAACATCGCAAGTCGAAGGGCATACGCCGCATGCAGGACATTTCGATCTGGGGAGCCTTCATCGCGGGTCTGCTGTCATTCGTCTCTCCCTGCGTGCTGCCGCTGGTGCCGCCCTATCTGGCGTTTCTCGCCGGGGTTTCCATGGATCAGCTCACCGGCACCGCCGCGGCGCAGCCAGCGGGCGCCCAGGCGGCGTCTGCGCCGGTGCAAGGCGACGGCACCGGTGTCTTCATGGCCGCTCTGGCGTTTGTTCTCGGATTCTCGACGGTCTTCGTGACGCTGGGCGCCAGCGCCTCCGTCATCGGCCAGTTCGTTTCCAGCCACATCCAGGAGCTGGGCTACATCGCCGGCGCCGTGATCATCATCATGGGGCTGCACTTCCTTGGCGTCTTCCGCATTCCGCTTCTGTACCGCGAGGCGCGCTTTCATCTCGAGCGCAAGCCCGCGGGGCTTGTTGGCGCCTACGTGATCGGCCTGGCGTTCGCCTTCGGCTGGACGCCATGCGTGGGGCCGATTCTCGCCGCCATCCTGTTCGTTGCCGGCTCCGAGGATACCGTGTTCCAGGGCGCGCTGCTGTTGGGATCCTACTCGCTTGGAATTGGCGTGCCGTTTCTGGCCGCCGCCGTCTTTGCCGGACCGTTCATGCGGTTCATGGGCAAGTTCCGCCGCCACATGGTCACCGTCGAACGGGCCATGGGCGTGCTGCTGATCATCACCGGCGTGGCCTTTCTGACCGGGCAGATGGCGAATCTGTCATTCTGGCTGCTCGAGACGTTTCCGGTTCTTTCGGTGGTCGGGTAACCGGCCCGTGCATCGGGAACGCGGTGTTAGGTTGGATGAAGCCACGAAACCTGTGGCGCGCATGGTAAGATGGCGGCCCTATGTTGCATTGCACTCTAGATTGATCTTGTTGCATTATCCGGCACGGACAATCTCTAGGCCCGGCTCTGCAACGCCGCATGTGAAATCACATGCAAACATATGAATATGATTATTGATCTTGGCGCCCGATGCTGCTAAGACTAGTCGAACCTTGGCGGGTCCCGGACGACTGGACGGGATCTTGCGAAACGCCGCACAAGAACCGCGGCCATGAAGCCTTGCGGGTGGGGAAGCCTCGCAGGAGGGAAGGAAATCGCCGATGAAAATTCTCCGTACCAGTTTGGCGGCCGCCGGCGTCCTTGCGCTGTCGCTTGTCGCGGCGCAGGCGGGTAAGCCGGCCTATGAAATCGTGGACGGCGGCATTGCGGTGTCGCTGACGGGCAAGCCGGGCGATCCGGCTGCGGGCAAGGTGACGCTCGCCGACCGCAAGCTGGGCAATTGTCTGGCCTGCCACGTAGTGTCCGATCTGTCCGATCTGCCATTCCATGGCGAAGTCGCGCCGCCGCTCGACGGGGTCGCAGATCGCTATGACGAAGCGCAGCTGCGTTTGTTGCTGGTCGATTCCAAGAAGGTTTTCGAAGGCACCATCATGCCGGCCTTCTACAAGTCGGAAGGCTTCAACCGTCCTCTCGATAAATTCGAGGGCAAATCCATCCTGACCGCCGATCAGGTCGAGGATGTGCTGGCCTATCTTCTGACGCTGAAAGAGCAATAGAGAGCGGTGCGACGCGACACCGGGCGATAGGTCCGGGGCGCATCGAAGGTCCGGATCGCGGATCGAATTCCGCGGATGACATGCAAATGACGAGGAAACGATGACGGTATCATTGAACCGGCGCCAGGCGCTGGCACTGGGAGCGGGTGCTGCGGCGCTCTTTCTCACCGTTGGACCCCGCGGCGAAGCCTTTGCCGCGAGCGACGACGTCAAGAAAGCCATCATGGACTTTACCGGCGGCAAGGAGCCCGCAACCGGCAAGGTCGAACTGACGGCTCCTGAAATCGCGGAGAACGGCAACACCGTGCCGATGTCGGTCTCGGTCGAAAGCCCGATGACGAGCGATGACTATGTCGCATCGGTGCTGCTGCTGGCGGCGGGCAACCCGAACCCGGGCGTCGCCACGTTCCATTTCTCGGACATGTCGGGCGAATGCGCTGCCTCCACGCGGATGCGGCTCGCCAAGACACAGGACGTGATCGCGGTGGCGAAGATGGCGGATGGATCCGTTTTCATCGACACGAAGACCGTCAAGGTCACCATCGGCGGCTGCGGCGGCTGATTGGACCGAGCGGTTTCAACGGATCCAGTGATAATTCAGGAGACAGGCAATGGCAGACCCTAAGCCTCGCGTAAAAGTGCCGAAGAAGGCCTCGAAAGACGAGATCATCGCAATCAAGACGCTGATCAGCCACAAGATGGAATCGGGTCAGCGGAAGGATAAGGAAGGCAACCTTATCCCGCGCCAGATCATCAACAAGTTCACCTGTGAATTCAACGACAAGATGGTGTTTGGCTGCGATCTCGAGCCGGCGGTGTCCGCCAACCCCTACCTCGAGTTCAACGTGCGCGTGCCGGAATCCGGAACGTTCAAGTTCACTTGGGTGGATGACGACGGCTCCGTTTACGAGACGGAATCCAAGATCACCGTCGGGTGATCTGACGAGTACGGCCGCAGACAGGCAACGGGGTGGGTTCAGGCCTGCCCGCCAATAAATCGGAGGGAACGCCGAATGAAATGGGCCCGAACCTATTCCGGAAAGAGCATATGCGCCGGTTTCGCCGCCGCAGCGCTGCTTTCCAGTGCCATGGCCGCACAGGCTGAGGATGCCGAGTTTCCGAAAGTCGGCGATACGGTCCTGACGACCCGTGTCGCGCCGCCGGAAGGACACCCGCTCAGTGAAGTCATCTCAGGTCTCGAGTATCGCACGAGCGAGACAAAGGACCTGCAGCTTGATGATTTCAACAATCCGGGCTTCCTGATGGTCGATGAGGCCGAGCAGGCCTGGTCGACGGTGGACGGGGCCGCGGGAAAGTCCTGCGAATCCTGCCACGGCGATGCGTCTGAAAGCATGAAGGGCGTGCGCGCCGCCATGCCCAAGTGGAACGAGGCCGCCGGCCGACCGTTCACGCTGGAAAACCAGATCAACGCTTGCCGCACCGAGCGCATGGAAGCGGATCCGTGGAAATGGGAATCCGATGCTATGCTCGGCATGACGGCTTACGTCGGCCTTCAGTCGCGCGGCATGCCGGTCGATATTGACGTCAGCGGCCCGATGCAGCCGTGGTTCGAGCGCGGCAAGGAGCTCTACTACACCCGTGTCGGACAGCTCGACATGGCGTGCTCCAATTGCCACGAGGACAACTACGGCAAGTACATCCGCGCCGACAAGCTCAGCCAGGGCCAGTCGAACGGATTCCCGACCTACCGCTTCAAGTGGCAGAAGATGGGCTCGCTGCATCGCCGCTTCAAAGGCTGCATGGAGAACATCCGCGCCACGGCCTACAAGCGCGGTTCGGACGAATTCGTCGCGCTGGAAACCTATCTGGCGTGGCGCGGCACCGGCCTTTCGGTTGAAACGCCGGCCGTTCGCAACTGACACGACTGCTTTCCGGCGGAGCGACGCTTCGCCGGAACCGGCGCAGCCGGATCTGATCGGCTGCGCGCGACAGACGGATTGACGATGGCCGGCATGGATCGGCCATCGTCACCCGCCCCAATCGACCTGCATCCAGCCTCCACGCGGGCTTTCCGGCGGTTTGACACCGCATCGGGAAACCGCGTCCTGGATTCCGGCGTTCCCCGATTGGCGCACAGACCCTGAAAACAATGCCGCCGGCCTTGTCGCGGCAGTTGAAAATGCGCCACCTTGATCGAGGCGCAATCGAAGACGGAGCGTAAGCCATGATCTCGCGGCGTGAATTCCTGATGGCGGCCGTAGCGACGGCGGCGTTGACCGGCGGCGGGTTTGGCCGTCTCGGTCGCGTGGCGGCGCAGCAGGCGCTGAGCCAGTCCGATCTTCTGGCGTTTGAGCCGATGGGCAATGTCACGCTGGTGCACATCACCGACATTCACGCCCAGCTCAAGCCGCTGTATTTCCGCGAACCCGAGGTCAACGTCGGCGTGGGTGCCGTGCGCGGCCTGCCGCCGCATGTCACCGGAGCCGATTTCCTCAAACTTTACGATATCCAGCCCGGATCGCCCGAGGCCTATGCGCTGACCTACGAGGATTTCACCGCGCTGGCGAGGACCTACGGCCGTATGGGCGGTATCGACCGCGTTGCGACCGTGCTCAAGTCGATCCGCTCGGGCCGCGAGGACAACACGCTGCTGCTCGACGGCGGCGACACCTGGCAGGGCTCCTACACCTCGCTGAAGACGCAGGGCCAGGACATGATCGACGTCATGGCCGCGCTGAAGCCCGACGCCATGACGGGTCACTGGGAGTTCACCTACGGCACCGACCGTGTGAAGGAAGCGGTCGACTCGCTGGATTTCCCGTTCCTGGGCGGCAATATCCGCGACACCGAATGGGATGAGCCGGCGTTTGATCCAATCGCCTATTATGAGCGTGGCGGCGTCAAGGTCGCGGTCATCGGCCAGGCGTTTCCCTACACGCCGATCGCCAACCCGCGCTGGATGTTCCCGACCTGGTCGTTTGGCATTCGCGAAGAGGACGTGCAGGCGAACGTCGACACGGCGCGCGCCGAGGGCGCCGAGCTCGTCGTGCTGCTGTCGCACAACGGCTTCGACGTGGACCGCAAGCTGGCGTCGCGCGTCACCGGTATCGACGTGATCCTCACCGGCCACACCCATGACGCGATTCCCGAGCCGGTCCAGGTCGGCTCGACCCTGCTGCTGGCATCCGGTTCCAACGGCAAGTTCGTCTCGCGCCTCGACCTTGACGTGCGCGACGGCGCCGTGAAGGGCTTCCGCCACAAGCTGATCCCGATCTTCTCCGACGTGATCGAGCCCGACGCGGAGGTTTCCGCCCTGATCGACAGCGTCCGCGCGCCTTACGAGGCGGAACTGGGCCGGGTGCTCGGCTCCGCCGACTCGCTGCTGTATCGCCGTGGCAACTTCAACGGCACGTTCGACGATCTGATCTGCCAGGCGCTGCTCGAGCAGCGCGACGCGGACATCGCCTTGTCGCCGGGATTCCGCTGGGGCACCAGCGTGCTGCCGGGCCAGGACATCACGGTGGAGGACCTGCACAACGCCACCTCCATGACCTATCCCGCGGCCTACCGCTCGATGATGAGCGGCGCCTTCATCAAGGAGATCCTCGAGGACGTGGCCGACAACCTGTTCAACGTCGATCCCTACTATCAGCAGGGCGGCGACATGGTGCGCGTCGGCGGGCTTGGCTACACGATCGATCCCACCAAGACCATCGGCGAACGCATCACCGGCATGACGGTGCTCAAGACCGGCGACGCGATCGATGCCGCCAAGGAATACGCGGTCGCCGGCTGGGCCAGCGTCAACGAGGGCACCGAGGGTCCGGCGATCTGGGACGTGGTGGAAGACTATCTTGCCGAGCACAAGACGGTGTCGCTGGAACCCAATCGCTCGGTCAACGTGGTCGGTCTCTGACGTCCATTCGGGCTGCGGATCAGGGGTTTGAATGCGAGAGGGCCGGGCGGCGCGAGCGGCCCGGCCCTCTCGCGCTTGGCGCGGAGGAAAGCCCGTGAAAGCGCGGCGTTTTTATTGCGTGTTTTGCCGTGCAGACGCTTTTCATGGTGGTCGATATAATATATTCTCACATTCGAATATGTTTGGTTGAGGAAACGAACGGAGCTCGTCCATGCCCATGAAAAGTGGCGATGACGGAAAACTGCCGCGGCCCACGCGGCGCGGCTTCCTGAAGGGTGGCCTGGCGGCCGGCGGCCTGATCGCTGCGGCCGGCGGCGTGCGCGCCGAAAGCGATCCGGCAAACCTGCCGCCGAATGTGGCGGACTGGAGCCGCTATCTCGGCGCAGGCGTCGATGCGGCGCCCTATGGCATGCCCTCGGAATATGAAAGCAATGTGGTTCGCCGCAGCGTCGAATGGCTGACGGCGTCGCGCGAAAGCTCGATCAACTTCACGCCTCTGCATGATCTCGACGGCATCATCACGCCCAACGGGTTGTGCTTCGAGCGCCATCACGGCGGTGTCGCCGAGGTCGCTCCGACCGACTACCGGCTGATGATCAACGGCCTGGTCGACAAGGAGCTGGTCTTCACGCTCGACGATCTGAAGCGCTTTCCGCGCGTAAACCGGATCTATTTCCTTGAGTGCGCGGCCAACTCCGGCATGGAGTGGCGCGGCGCGCAGCTCAACGGCTGCCAGTTCACCCACGGCATGATCCACAACGTCATGTATACCGGCGTGCCGCTGCGCTATCTGCTCGAGGAAGCCGGGCTGAAGACCAATGCCAAGTGGCTGATGCCCGAAGGCGGCGACGCCGCCGGCATGAACCGCTCGCTGCCTTTGGAAAAGGCGCTCGACGATTGCATGATCGCCTTCAAGATGAACGGCGAGGCGCTGCGTCCCGAGCAGGGCTATCCCGCCCGCCTGGTCGTTCCCGGCTGGGAAGGCAACATGTGGGTCAAGTGGATCCGCCGCATCGAGGTTGGCGACGAGCCGTGGCATGCCCGCGAGGAAACCTCCAAATACACCGATCTTCTCGCCGACGGCCGGGCGCGGCGCTTCACCTGGGTGATGGACGCCAAGTCCGTCGTCACCAGCCCCAGCCCGCAGGCGCCGATCACCCATGGCAAGGGCTTCACCGTGCTGACCGGCGTCGCGTGGTCGGGCCGGGGACGCGTCACCCGCGTCGACGTCACCACCGATGGCGGCAGGAACTGGCATCAGGCGCGCATCGACGGCCCGAGCCTCGACAAGTCGATGCACCGTTTCTACTACGAGTTCGACTGGGACGGCTCCGATCTGCTGGTGCAGTCGCGCGCCTATGATGACACCGGCTACGTGCAGCCAACCAAGGATGAGTTGCGCGCGGTGCGCGGCACCAACTCGATCTATCACAACAACGGCATCCAGACCTGGCATGTCAAAGCCAATGGCGAGGTGGAAAATGTCGAAATTTCGTGAGCATTTCTCGCGCCTTGCCGGTGTCGCCGTCGTCGCCTGCGTGATCTCGGTTCCCGCCGTCGCCGGCAAGCTGGGCATCGGTACGGAAGCGACGCCCGAGGAGGTTGCCGGCTGGGATATCGACGTGCGTCCGGACGGGCAGGGCCTGCCGGAGGGTGAGGGCAGCGTCACCGATGGTGAGGCGGTCTTCGCCGAGCGGTGTGCGGCCTGCCACGGCGATTTCGCCGAGGGCGTGGACCGCTGGCCGGTGCTCGCCGGCGGCCGGGACACCTTGAAGTCCCAAAACCCGGTGAAGACCGTCGGTTCCTACTGGCCGTATCTCTCCACCGTCTACGACTACATCCATCGCGCGATGCCGTTTGGCGACGCCCAGTCCCTGACTCCGGACGAGACCTACGGGATCGTCGCCTATCTGCTCTACATGAACGACATCGTCACCGATGAGGAGTTCGTGCTGTCGAAGGAGAATTTTACCTCCATCCGCATGCCGAACGAAGGAAACTTCATCGACGATGATCGGCCCGATACGCCGCTTGCGAGTGCGCAAGAGCCTTGCATGAGCGATTGCAAGGCGGACGTGAAGATCACCAAGCGCGCGGTGGTCATCGATGTGACGCCGGAGGGCGAAGAGCCGGACGGCGGTTCGGTCGACTAGAAAACAAACGGCCCGCGGCGCAACGCTGCGGGCCGTTTTGCTATAGTATGGATGCTTGTGTCGGCTGGTGGGTTGCGAGGGAGGATCGCGATGTTCCGGACGCTGGGAGCATTCAAGGTTGCCGGGGCGGCTTATTGTTCCGTCCTGTTATCGGGCTTCGTGCCCGAGGCCGCGGTTGCGCGCGGCGCCGAATTGATTTCACAGATGCGGCCGCCCGCAGTTTTTGACGCCGCGGCGCCTAGCGGTACACCCGACGTTTGGGCAGTATCGGATAATGCGGGCGATCCCGAATATGGCGCCTATCTGGCGAGCGAATGCGTGACCTGCCATCAGGCCAGCGGTGCGGATGACGGTATTCCGTCAATCACCAACTGGCCGCCGGACGAGTTCACGCGCGCCCTTCATGCCTACAAGAACAAGACGAGGGACAACCCCGTGATGCAGCTCATCGCGTCGAGTCTGTCGGATGAGCAGATCGCAGCGCTCGCCGCCTATTTCGCGGCGGCCGATTGAACAAGATCGGGAGGAAGAGATGGCTGGAATTTCAAGAAGGACATTCGCCAAATATATGGGCGCCACGGCCGGCGTCGCGGCCACGCCGCGGTTCACCCGCGCCCTTCACGCGCAGGGCCGCCCGCGCGCCGTTGTCATCGGCGGCGGCGCCGGCGGGGCCACGGCCGCGCGCTACATTGCCAAGGATTCCAAAGGCGCGATCGACGTCACGCTGATCGAACCGACGCGCAGCTACTACACCTGCTTCTTCTCCAACCTCTATATCGGCGGCTTCCGAACGCTCGCCTCCATCGGTCACAGCTATGGCGGGCTCGCCTCGGATTACGGCGTCAATGTCGTGCACGACTGGGCCGTGGGCGTGGACCGCGACGCGCGCGAGGTGGCCCTGGCCGGCGGCGGGCGCGTGCCCTACGACCGGCTCGTCGTGGCCCCCGGAATCGATCTGCAATATGACAGTGTGCCGGGCTATTCGCTGGCCGCCGCGGGCCGCATGCCGCACGCCTGGAAGGCCGGCACCCAGACAACCTTGCTCAAGGAGAAGGTCCTGGCCATGCGCGAGGGCGGGACTTACGTGATGGTCGCCCCGCCCAATCCGTACCGGTGCCCGCCCGGCCCTTACGAGCGTGTCTCCATGGTCGCGCATCAGCTCAAGAAGACCAATCCGACGGCCAAGATCATCATTCTCGATCCGAAGGAGAAGTTCTCCAAGCAGGGCCTCTTCATGGAGGGCTGGGAAAAGCATTATCCCGGAATGATCGAGTGGCTGCCCGCCTCCATCAGCGGCGGCGTTACCGGCCTGAATCCGGAAACCGGAGAAATCGAAACCGAACTCGATACGTTCAAGGCGGACGTCGCCAACGTGATCCCGGCCCAGACGGCGGGCCATATCGCATCGCAAGCCGGGCTGACCGACCGCAGTGGCTATTGCCCCATCGTGCCGGCCACCATGCAAAGCCGCATGGACGAGGCCATTCACGTGCTGGGGGACGCCTGTATCGCCGGCGACATGCCCAAATCCGGCTTCTCCGCCAACAGCCAGGCAAAAGTCGCGGCGATGGCCGTGCGCGGCGCGCTGACGGACGCGAAAACATTCCCGGCGCGCTTTGCCAACACCTGCTGGAGCCTCATTGATACCGACGATGGGGTGAAGGTCGGGGCGCGCTACGAGGCGACCGACGAGAAGATCGCCAGTATTGACGGCTTCATCAGCCAGACCGGCGAGGATGCGGCCTTGCGCAAAGCGACGTTCGAGGAGTCGGTTGGCTGGTACGCGGGCATCAGCGCCGACATGTTCGGCTAGGGGCCACCAAAACGCTCCGGGGTGCGGCGCTGCCGCGCCCCCAATACACAGTCATGCCGCATGTCTCAGGAGCGTGCGCCGCGCAGCGCCGCGAAGGGAGCGGTGAGCAGGCGGCTGGGTGCAGTCGCGAGGATCAGCCCGCTCATCACCAGCGCGGATCCCGCTGCATGGAATGCATGAAATTCCTCGCCCAGGAATACGATGGCCATCAACACGCCGTAGGGCGGCAGAAGATACATGAACAGCCCCGTCACCGAGGGCCCAAGAACCTTGATGCCGTACTGGAAGCAGGAGAAAGCCAGCAGCGAAGCGCTGATGACGATGCCGCCGATCGACAGCCATGCCTCGGCGTCGAGCGGAAAGCGGCCGGTATGGAGGACTTCAAAGGCCATGAAAGGCGCAAGCGTCAGCGCGCCCGTGATCGTGGTCGCGGCAAACAGCACGGTGCTGGGCAGCGGGGCGACGCGCCTGTCCTTCAGCAATACGCAATAGACGGCCCAGCTCAACGCGCAGCCGGCAAACAACAGATCGCCTGCGTTGAAACGCATGCCCAACAGCACGTCGACACTCCCCTTGACGACGATGGTCACGACGCCGCCAAGCGCCAGCACGATGCCGATGGCTTCCCGTACCCCGATGACCCGGCCGCGAAAGATCCGCTCCAGCAACAGGATCAGCACCGGCGAGGCGGTATAGATCAGCGTGCCGTTGGTTGCCGTGGTGAACTGCAGCGCCAGATAGACGACGGCGCCGCAAATCCACATGCCGAGAAATCCCAGCAGCGTCAAAAGCCGCCATTCGCCGCGCAGCAGCTCCGCATGGCGCCGCAGCCCGCCCCATGCGAAGGGCAGAAGGATCGCGGCGGCCAGCGCCCAGCGCAGGAAGGCCAGCGTGAACGGCTCCACGGCATCGATCGCCGCGCGCCCGATGATCAGGTTCGACGTGAAGAACAGCGGCATCACGCACAGCAGCAGATAGGCGCGGGTGCGCTCGGTGAGGTTCATGAAGACTGTCTGTTCTTGAGGTGCGATACGCCGCTGGCGGTGCATCGCGTTGGAAGGCGCGGCCGCAACGATGCGTCAGTCGGCCGGACCGGTCAAGCTTCGCGCCGCCGCCGTCTGGAAGGGATTGTCATTCCGGAACAAGCCAGTCGATGAAATGACGCGCGCCGCTGCTTTGCGCCAGCGTCTTCGTCAGCCAGGGCATTGCCATGCGCAGCGAGGCCTCCAGTGTCCACGGCGGATTGATGATCAGCATGCCGCAGGATTTCATCGGCCCGTTGGTGGAGGCGCGCCCCACATTCAACTCGACGCGCAGGATGTTGCGGATGCCTGTGTCGATCATCATCTGATAAAAATGGTTGATCGTCGTCTGCGTCTTGATCGGATACCAGGCGGCGTAGGTGCCGTTCGACCAGCGCCGGGTCGCCTTGAACAGGGCGCTGGCGAGATGGACGTATTCGTCAGTGTCCTCAAACGCCGGATCGATCAGAACCGCGCCGCGCTTTTCCTTCGGCGGCACGAAACTGCGCATCGCCAGCCAGGCGTCGAGCTCGATGAGCTTGATCTGGTGATCGCCGCCATAGCGTGCTGCCAGAGTCGCCTGATCGTCAGGGTGCAACTCGACCAGTGTCAGCCGGTCTTGCTTGCGCGCAAGCCTGCGGGCGATTTCCGGAGAACCCGGGTACCGGGTCAACGGCCCGTCGGGGTTGAGCGCGCGCACCACGTCAAGATAGGGCGCGAGCACCGCGGCGACAGGCGCCGGCGGTTTGGCCGCCATCAGACGGCCGATGCCGTCGCGCCATTCGCCGGTCTTCTGCGCCTCCACGCTGCCGAGATCATAGACGCCGATGCCGGCGTGGCTGTCGATCAGCCGGAAGGCGGATTCCTTGCCCTTGAGATGTTCGACGATGGCGGCAAGGACAATGTGCTTGAGCACATCGGCGAAGTTTCCCGCGTGGTAGGCGTGGCGATAGTTCATCTGGGGCGCGTTTCTGTCGGGTCTGGAGGACACGTCGGTCCGGGAGCGATGCTGCGCCGGACCGGGATCCGGGATCTATGGCGCTCACGCGCGGCAATGACAATCGTTCGTTTGTGCAAAAACGAGTGGTCTCAGCGCGCGGTCAGCTGTTGGCCGACAAAAAGCGTCGGTTTGCAGGCGATCCGGCGCGCGGTCAGCCGCGCGCACGTCTTTGCGGCATCCGCCGCATTGGGGAAGGGGCCCGCGAGCAGATGCGCGCTCAGGCTGCCGTTGGCCTGGTAGACGGAGGCGAGCGGCGACAGCGATCCGATAATCGACGATTCCGTCACCTTGAGCGCCGACCA is a genomic window containing:
- a CDS encoding NAD(P)/FAD-dependent oxidoreductase, whose amino-acid sequence is MGATAGVAATPRFTRALHAQGRPRAVVIGGGAGGATAARYIAKDSKGAIDVTLIEPTRSYYTCFFSNLYIGGFRTLASIGHSYGGLASDYGVNVVHDWAVGVDRDAREVALAGGGRVPYDRLVVAPGIDLQYDSVPGYSLAAAGRMPHAWKAGTQTTLLKEKVLAMREGGTYVMVAPPNPYRCPPGPYERVSMVAHQLKKTNPTAKIIILDPKEKFSKQGLFMEGWEKHYPGMIEWLPASISGGVTGLNPETGEIETELDTFKADVANVIPAQTAGHIASQAGLTDRSGYCPIVPATMQSRMDEAIHVLGDACIAGDMPKSGFSANSQAKVAAMAVRGALTDAKTFPARFANTCWSLIDTDDGVKVGARYEATDEKIASIDGFISQTGEDAALRKATFEESVGWYAGISADMFG
- a CDS encoding DMT family transporter; translation: MNLTERTRAYLLLCVMPLFFTSNLIIGRAAIDAVEPFTLAFLRWALAAAILLPFAWGGLRRHAELLRGEWRLLTLLGFLGMWICGAVVYLALQFTTATNGTLIYTASPVLILLLERIFRGRVIGVREAIGIVLALGGVVTIVVKGSVDVLLGMRFNAGDLLFAGCALSWAVYCVLLKDRRVAPLPSTVLFAATTITGALTLAPFMAFEVLHTGRFPLDAEAWLSIGGIVISASLLAFSCFQYGIKVLGPSVTGLFMYLLPPYGVLMAIVFLGEEFHAFHAAGSALVMSGLILATAPSRLLTAPFAALRGARS
- the rlmJ gene encoding 23S rRNA (adenine(2030)-N(6))-methyltransferase RlmJ, whose product is MNYRHAYHAGNFADVLKHIVLAAIVEHLKGKESAFRLIDSHAGIGVYDLGSVEAQKTGEWRDGIGRLMAAKPPAPVAAVLAPYLDVVRALNPDGPLTRYPGSPEIARRLARKQDRLTLVELHPDDQATLAARYGGDHQIKLIELDAWLAMRSFVPPKEKRGAVLIDPAFEDTDEYVHLASALFKATRRWSNGTYAAWYPIKTQTTINHFYQMMIDTGIRNILRVELNVGRASTNGPMKSCGMLIINPPWTLEASLRMAMPWLTKTLAQSSGARHFIDWLVPE
- a CDS encoding c-type cytochrome; this encodes MFRTLGAFKVAGAAYCSVLLSGFVPEAAVARGAELISQMRPPAVFDAAAPSGTPDVWAVSDNAGDPEYGAYLASECVTCHQASGADDGIPSITNWPPDEFTRALHAYKNKTRDNPVMQLIASSLSDEQIAALAAYFAAAD
- a CDS encoding cytochrome c — protein: MSKFREHFSRLAGVAVVACVISVPAVAGKLGIGTEATPEEVAGWDIDVRPDGQGLPEGEGSVTDGEAVFAERCAACHGDFAEGVDRWPVLAGGRDTLKSQNPVKTVGSYWPYLSTVYDYIHRAMPFGDAQSLTPDETYGIVAYLLYMNDIVTDEEFVLSKENFTSIRMPNEGNFIDDDRPDTPLASAQEPCMSDCKADVKITKRAVVIDVTPEGEEPDGGSVD